One genomic segment of Desulfovibrio inopinatus DSM 10711 includes these proteins:
- a CDS encoding outer membrane homotrimeric porin, producing the protein MKRFVMLATLAAFVFGMVGIATAATEVRMVGDARIHANWYSNYQFTGWNRAGTRTVDPVTIWERFRLRTDFIANESLKFRLGLKVEDVWGGGTFTADNSAVAVQVYQAYVQFKWPDTDITITAGYQPMSMPQSSFFNGSVVVDTDIAGIGITVPVVEDTFNVVFGFVRYLDTNGQSDTTTTQVADELDSFFLVLPITLDGFSITPWGTVGIAGIAANSGVFEDGNMAGVTSAATFMLAPVGWKNNQNFYWWAGCAFEADAFDPIKLYADVIYGEGVRADYDKNKRWGWFIDGAIEYTGLDMLTPQLSAWWSSGEDGSTRNGSERMPYVVPAWNASTSFLFDGGQQFKNGTVDVNPIGSWGITAALANISFIEDLSSRITFTYARGTNSKTALRDANLVLGTNNYFIMGKDLAVNEYVLGLSFDHEYMIYENLALIAETGWAHGEFDKNVWGRRFYNAAGDMWKVSIGLKYQF; encoded by the coding sequence ATGAAACGCTTTGTCATGCTCGCCACATTGGCTGCCTTCGTATTTGGAATGGTCGGTATCGCCACAGCAGCAACTGAAGTACGTATGGTTGGTGATGCTCGTATCCACGCAAACTGGTATTCAAACTACCAGTTCACTGGATGGAACCGTGCTGGTACGCGGACAGTTGACCCCGTCACGATTTGGGAACGTTTTCGCCTTCGTACTGACTTTATTGCCAATGAATCTCTGAAGTTTCGCCTCGGTCTTAAAGTTGAAGATGTTTGGGGTGGTGGCACATTCACAGCTGATAATTCAGCTGTTGCCGTCCAAGTCTATCAAGCATACGTCCAATTTAAATGGCCTGATACAGATATTACAATCACCGCCGGTTATCAGCCCATGAGTATGCCGCAAAGCTCGTTCTTTAACGGCAGTGTCGTTGTCGATACAGATATAGCTGGTATCGGTATTACAGTGCCTGTAGTCGAAGATACATTCAATGTCGTTTTCGGTTTCGTCCGTTACCTTGATACAAACGGCCAATCCGACACCACGACGACGCAGGTTGCTGACGAACTTGATTCCTTCTTCCTCGTTTTGCCCATCACACTTGACGGATTCAGCATCACGCCTTGGGGTACCGTTGGTATTGCTGGTATTGCTGCCAACTCCGGTGTGTTTGAAGATGGCAATATGGCTGGTGTAACTTCTGCTGCTACGTTTATGCTCGCACCTGTCGGTTGGAAGAATAATCAGAATTTTTACTGGTGGGCCGGTTGTGCTTTCGAAGCCGATGCGTTTGATCCCATCAAACTGTATGCTGACGTTATTTACGGTGAAGGTGTCCGCGCCGACTACGATAAGAACAAGCGCTGGGGTTGGTTCATCGACGGCGCCATCGAATACACTGGCCTCGACATGCTGACTCCTCAGTTGTCCGCCTGGTGGAGCTCCGGTGAAGATGGAAGCACTCGCAACGGTTCTGAACGTATGCCGTACGTTGTTCCTGCCTGGAACGCCTCGACTTCCTTCCTGTTCGACGGTGGCCAGCAGTTCAAGAATGGCACGGTTGACGTCAACCCCATCGGTAGCTGGGGTATCACTGCAGCTTTGGCAAACATTTCGTTCATCGAAGATCTGTCCTCGCGTATCACCTTCACGTATGCTCGCGGTACCAACTCCAAGACCGCTCTGCGTGATGCCAACCTCGTCCTGGGAACGAACAACTACTTCATTATGGGTAAAGACCTTGCCGTCAACGAATACGTTCTCGGTCTGTCTTTCGACCACGAATACATGATTTATGAAAACCTGGCTTTGATCGCTGAAACCGGCTGGGCTCATGGTGAGTTTGACAAGAACGTGTGGGGTCGTCGTTTCTACAATGCCGCTGGCGATATGTGGAAAGTCTCCATCGGTCTGAAGTACCAGTTCTAA
- a CDS encoding DUF401 family protein, producing the protein MWPFLKIALVFTAMLFGIRKKFGLARSILAGSVLLGFLFGFGPLSWGKAAALALIDPDTIFLAVIVALILILSDLFETTGQAARLMEAMRGILTKPRLRLVFFPILIGLLPMPGGAVFSAPMVKNLSKDLDVTDVDRAVINYWFRHIWEMGWPLYPGFLLSAALSGVPVAKLSLMACPAMVVCLLLGWRFLLRNKIETLSTFVEDSQLVVSSFSTRSVLSHAAPLLTAIIGGIGLQAGIGFVDPAANAEIGIVVGLVASIVVCVRQNKVTTEQIANIFRKKHLYTMLGVIASIFIFKDVMRQAGVVEAMSSSAGADVALWFTAIILPFIVGVVAGIALAYVGASLPLLLGLLQGLGMSSQIPEYTILLLICGFAGIMVSPIHICFLLTCQYFNVEISNAWRRIAIPSMGLFVFGIVYFLLLRAL; encoded by the coding sequence ATGTGGCCTTTTCTCAAAATTGCATTGGTATTTACGGCCATGCTTTTCGGAATCCGGAAAAAGTTTGGTTTGGCGCGTTCAATTCTCGCTGGAAGCGTCTTGCTCGGCTTCCTGTTCGGATTCGGTCCACTTTCGTGGGGGAAAGCGGCAGCATTGGCTCTTATTGATCCCGATACAATTTTTCTTGCGGTTATCGTTGCTCTGATTCTTATTTTGAGCGACCTATTCGAGACAACCGGTCAAGCTGCTCGACTCATGGAAGCCATGCGCGGAATACTGACAAAGCCGCGTTTGCGTCTTGTCTTTTTTCCTATTCTGATTGGGTTGTTACCCATGCCAGGAGGAGCAGTTTTCTCCGCACCTATGGTGAAGAATTTATCCAAAGACCTTGATGTGACCGATGTTGACAGAGCTGTCATCAACTACTGGTTCCGACATATATGGGAGATGGGATGGCCATTGTATCCAGGCTTTTTATTGTCAGCGGCATTGTCCGGCGTTCCTGTTGCCAAATTATCCCTTATGGCCTGTCCTGCCATGGTGGTCTGTCTTCTTTTGGGGTGGCGGTTTCTGCTTCGGAATAAAATTGAAACGCTATCAACGTTTGTGGAGGACTCTCAACTCGTTGTGTCTTCGTTTTCGACACGATCAGTGTTGTCTCATGCCGCACCTTTGTTGACGGCAATTATTGGAGGCATTGGACTTCAAGCTGGTATTGGCTTTGTTGATCCTGCCGCGAATGCGGAAATCGGAATCGTTGTGGGGCTTGTAGCGAGTATTGTGGTGTGCGTGAGACAGAATAAAGTCACAACAGAACAGATAGCAAATATTTTTCGGAAGAAGCATCTGTATACGATGCTTGGAGTCATAGCCTCCATATTTATTTTCAAGGATGTCATGCGTCAGGCTGGAGTCGTTGAAGCGATGTCATCTTCAGCTGGAGCCGATGTCGCATTGTGGTTCACTGCCATTATTTTGCCGTTTATTGTTGGTGTTGTTGCCGGTATTGCGCTTGCCTATGTCGGTGCCAGCCTGCCGTTGCTCTTAGGCTTACTGCAAGGGCTTGGCATGTCTTCGCAAATTCCGGAATATACAATTTTGCTTCTGATTTGCGGTTTTGCAGGCATAATGGTTTCTCCCATACACATATGCTTTTTGTTGACGTGTCAGTATTTTAATGTGGAGATTTCCAATGCATGGCGCCGCATAGCCATACCGAGTATGGGATTGTTTGTTTTTGGTATCGTGTATTTTCTCCTGCTTCGTGCTCTATGA
- a CDS encoding zinc ribbon domain-containing protein, with protein sequence MYLKQIEQLVVLQKVDGEMVGLQEELEQAPREIAKLEERNKELDASKESIREKLEFLRVQHNRLHTEIEDDSVKLKKSKSKLMLVGNTKEYHAMMREMDNLEKLNRMREEERTALEEEIERQELSLKELEDGSSSLQKELQEGRANLEARMKAAKERLDELEAIRSTAAHTVPKPILKRYEFIRSRLHNPVIVAVDAGICSGCNISIPPQTFIELQKGEQILSCPNCQRLIFWTQHVPEAVAKKENDAASAEDTSENA encoded by the coding sequence ATGTATTTGAAACAAATTGAGCAACTTGTTGTCCTGCAAAAAGTTGATGGAGAAATGGTTGGCCTGCAGGAAGAACTTGAGCAGGCTCCCAGAGAAATCGCCAAGCTCGAAGAGAGAAACAAAGAGCTTGACGCCTCCAAAGAATCGATTCGCGAAAAACTCGAATTTTTGCGCGTCCAACACAATCGACTTCATACTGAAATCGAAGACGACAGTGTCAAGCTTAAAAAAAGCAAAAGCAAGCTCATGCTCGTTGGCAACACCAAGGAATATCACGCAATGATGCGTGAAATGGACAACCTTGAAAAGCTCAACCGCATGCGCGAAGAAGAACGGACCGCCTTGGAAGAAGAGATTGAACGTCAGGAGCTGAGTTTGAAAGAACTTGAGGACGGCTCAAGCAGTTTGCAAAAAGAACTGCAAGAAGGACGCGCCAATCTTGAAGCTCGCATGAAAGCAGCGAAGGAGCGTCTTGACGAACTTGAGGCCATCCGGTCCACTGCTGCCCACACGGTGCCGAAACCGATTCTCAAACGATATGAGTTCATTCGCTCACGTTTGCACAATCCCGTTATCGTAGCCGTTGATGCTGGCATTTGCTCGGGATGTAACATCAGCATCCCCCCGCAGACGTTTATTGAACTGCAAAAGGGTGAACAAATTTTAAGCTGTCCCAACTGTCAACGACTTATTTTCTGGACACAACATGTCCCGGAAGCCGTTGCAAAAAAAGAAAATGACGCCGCTTCGGCCGAAGATACCTCCGAAAACGCCTAA
- a CDS encoding NAD(P)/FAD-dependent oxidoreductase yields MTSVPCCIIGGGPAGLSAAIYTARAGIETLVLGCQPKVAGDYDIDNYFGFDETISGRDLIARGVRQASRFGATLECERVLTVHHADSGEGFHIKTVDREIECQALIIAAGVSRLRPGVRNLDDYEGKGVSYCVSCDGFFYRNRPVAVLGEGFFAANQALELLNYTPNVRLFTQGKTPTFSQEFSDRLEKAGIVVSQEKIDVLEGEPALSAVVLESGESIPLDGLFIAMGEASALDFANTLGLTRRGVFIDAESDQTTNIPGVFAAGDCVGRFLQISVAVGEGALAGRSAINYLKKK; encoded by the coding sequence ATGACATCTGTTCCGTGTTGCATTATCGGCGGTGGCCCCGCCGGCCTCTCCGCCGCTATTTATACGGCTCGCGCCGGCATTGAAACACTTGTTCTTGGTTGCCAACCCAAAGTGGCCGGTGATTACGACATTGATAATTATTTCGGATTTGATGAAACCATTTCCGGACGTGATCTTATTGCCCGCGGAGTACGCCAAGCCTCGCGCTTCGGTGCGACTCTGGAATGCGAGCGCGTTTTGACGGTCCATCATGCCGATTCCGGAGAAGGATTTCATATCAAAACGGTTGATCGAGAAATAGAATGTCAGGCACTTATCATTGCTGCTGGTGTTTCACGTCTGCGGCCCGGAGTACGTAATCTTGACGATTACGAAGGCAAAGGCGTTTCATATTGTGTAAGCTGCGACGGTTTTTTCTACCGCAACCGTCCTGTTGCTGTTCTCGGAGAAGGTTTTTTTGCAGCAAACCAGGCGCTGGAGTTGCTTAATTACACTCCCAATGTTCGTCTCTTCACGCAGGGCAAAACACCAACGTTCAGTCAAGAATTCTCAGATCGTCTTGAGAAAGCAGGGATTGTTGTCAGCCAAGAAAAAATTGATGTCTTGGAGGGAGAACCGGCGTTAAGCGCTGTTGTCCTCGAATCTGGAGAAAGCATCCCATTGGACGGCCTCTTCATTGCGATGGGAGAGGCTTCCGCGCTTGATTTTGCCAACACACTTGGACTCACGAGACGCGGTGTCTTCATTGATGCCGAAAGTGATCAGACGACGAATATTCCAGGCGTTTTTGCCGCGGGCGATTGTGTTGGCCGCTTTCTGCAAATAAGTGTTGCCGTGGGGGAAGGAGCGCTCGCCGGGCGATCCGCTATCAATTACCTCAAAAAGAAATAA
- a CDS encoding Nif3-like dinuclear metal center hexameric protein, with the protein MKPRKLFSIIEQFAPPQFAESWDHCGIQVAAHRDTLTHLAVGLDPSPAFIREALALGADVCLTHHPLYFKPIAPDATGDYFDVLHLLMCADAWLYSAHTSLDCQLTGPPGWLADVLDLQNRRPLSPVNHPDAPPHLGIGLVGDLQTPALFSDFFGTLSNHIGRTRFAMTGIAPESVRRVAYCPGSGSSLAREAFDCGADVYITGDVKYHTALDVFDAGCMIDVGHFSLEERMTRIFAETLAAALEKDGVTVSFIPGRDPINIVEAPSLGANT; encoded by the coding sequence ATGAAACCACGCAAGCTTTTCTCTATTATCGAGCAATTCGCCCCGCCGCAATTCGCTGAATCCTGGGATCACTGTGGTATCCAGGTTGCCGCACATCGAGATACACTCACGCATCTCGCGGTCGGTCTTGATCCCTCCCCGGCATTCATTCGCGAAGCGCTTGCGTTGGGGGCTGATGTCTGTCTGACTCACCACCCACTGTACTTTAAGCCCATAGCGCCAGATGCTACAGGGGATTATTTCGATGTCCTTCATCTCCTTATGTGCGCTGATGCATGGCTATATAGTGCACATACAAGCCTGGATTGCCAACTGACCGGGCCTCCTGGGTGGCTTGCCGATGTATTGGATTTACAAAACCGGCGACCGCTTTCTCCGGTAAACCATCCAGACGCCCCACCCCATCTTGGGATTGGGCTCGTGGGAGATCTTCAAACTCCTGCCCTCTTTAGCGATTTCTTCGGCACCCTCTCGAATCACATCGGTCGAACACGATTTGCCATGACTGGAATTGCGCCGGAATCGGTGCGTCGTGTCGCGTACTGTCCCGGCTCTGGTTCTTCCCTTGCCCGTGAGGCTTTCGATTGTGGCGCCGATGTTTATATCACTGGTGACGTCAAATACCATACAGCCCTTGATGTCTTTGATGCAGGCTGCATGATTGATGTCGGCCACTTTTCACTGGAAGAGCGCATGACGCGCATTTTCGCCGAAACACTTGCCGCCGCTTTGGAAAAGGACGGTGTCACCGTCTCTTTTATTCCTGGACGAGACCCTATCAACATCGTCGAGGCACCCTCCCTCGGTGCCAATACATGA
- the recJ gene encoding single-stranded-DNA-specific exonuclease RecJ, producing MTKNWVLRVGHAAPVNFTQWANSLGIRELTASLLWARGLSGIDEMDVYLSPGLRHLMAPSLLPGMDAAVKTIAACLDRGGRVAVWGDYDVDGVTSTALLLDFFRLKGLEATAYLPKRSAEGYGLNCAGIERLAEQGIDLIITVDCGIASHEEAQRAAELGVALVVTDHHLPPSTLPPATAICNPKLGENAGTDLAGVGVAFFLAAGLNNALPGERIDVRRFLDFVALGTIADVVPLTGQNRILVKNGMLLLAEAKRPGIHALKEVAGIAPAAAMGAGQVGFGLAPRINAAGRMDTADEALALLLARDLDEARPLAALLDDLNSQRKSEEDRILEEAKEQAAQQPHRLGLVLCGKNWHAGIIGIVASRVVEAEYKPVVMLTYENGILKGSGRSIREFDLYAALDQLSPVLTKFGGHKLAAGLSLDTNNFEALREGFHEQARLQLGESRLYPTLRVDGELSFRDIDLGLLKEIELMQPFGLGNPEPVFTTPEVSVRSYKIFGKNHVSMQLRDEAASQTLRAKAWRQADVLGPSLAGQQIKTAFTPRLETYNGITSIELLIKDVEPVAAPGTKMRSTP from the coding sequence ATGACCAAAAATTGGGTGTTGCGCGTAGGACATGCTGCCCCTGTAAATTTTACACAATGGGCCAATTCGTTGGGCATTCGGGAATTGACAGCCAGCTTGCTATGGGCTCGTGGGTTATCCGGAATAGACGAGATGGATGTCTATCTGAGTCCGGGGTTGCGTCACCTTATGGCCCCTTCGCTTCTGCCGGGAATGGATGCGGCCGTCAAAACCATCGCAGCGTGTCTCGATCGGGGAGGACGTGTTGCTGTCTGGGGAGATTACGACGTGGATGGTGTCACATCCACGGCTCTTCTGCTCGACTTCTTTCGATTAAAAGGTCTTGAAGCCACGGCGTATTTACCCAAACGCAGTGCAGAAGGGTATGGATTGAACTGCGCTGGGATCGAACGTCTAGCTGAACAGGGAATTGATTTAATTATTACCGTCGACTGTGGAATCGCAAGTCATGAAGAAGCACAGCGAGCAGCAGAACTTGGGGTGGCGCTCGTTGTGACGGATCATCATTTGCCTCCGTCAACGCTACCGCCTGCGACAGCTATCTGTAATCCTAAACTCGGTGAAAACGCTGGAACCGACCTTGCCGGGGTTGGCGTAGCGTTTTTTCTTGCCGCCGGACTCAATAATGCATTGCCAGGAGAACGTATAGATGTGCGCCGTTTTCTTGATTTCGTGGCGCTAGGTACTATTGCCGATGTCGTTCCGTTGACCGGACAGAATCGTATTCTTGTGAAAAACGGCATGCTACTTTTGGCTGAAGCAAAACGGCCTGGAATTCATGCATTAAAAGAAGTGGCCGGCATTGCTCCTGCTGCGGCCATGGGCGCCGGACAGGTGGGGTTTGGCCTTGCTCCTCGTATCAATGCTGCCGGACGTATGGATACGGCAGATGAAGCCCTCGCTCTATTATTGGCTCGAGATCTTGATGAAGCAAGGCCATTGGCCGCTTTACTGGATGATTTAAACAGTCAACGAAAAAGCGAAGAAGATCGTATTTTGGAGGAAGCAAAAGAGCAGGCGGCCCAGCAACCTCATCGGCTTGGTTTGGTTCTCTGTGGAAAAAATTGGCATGCTGGTATCATTGGGATTGTTGCATCACGTGTGGTTGAAGCAGAATATAAGCCTGTGGTCATGCTGACGTATGAGAATGGCATCCTAAAAGGATCCGGTCGGAGTATTCGTGAATTTGATCTCTATGCAGCGCTTGATCAACTTTCTCCCGTCTTGACAAAGTTTGGTGGACATAAACTGGCCGCGGGACTGAGTCTCGATACAAATAATTTTGAAGCATTACGTGAAGGATTTCATGAGCAAGCACGACTTCAACTCGGTGAGTCTCGTCTATATCCTACATTACGAGTGGATGGGGAGCTGAGTTTTCGTGACATTGATTTGGGGTTATTGAAAGAAATTGAACTCATGCAACCGTTTGGTCTCGGAAACCCTGAGCCGGTTTTTACGACGCCTGAAGTCAGTGTGCGATCGTATAAAATTTTTGGCAAAAATCATGTTTCAATGCAACTTCGCGACGAGGCCGCGAGTCAGACGTTGAGGGCAAAAGCTTGGCGTCAGGCTGATGTTCTTGGTCCATCGCTGGCTGGACAGCAAATTAAGACTGCTTTTACTCCTCGACTTGAGACCTATAATGGCATCACTTCTATTGAATTGCTCATAAAGGATGTTGAGCCCGTGGCAGCTCCTGGCACAAAGATGCGTTCGACTCCATAA
- a CDS encoding HDOD domain-containing protein produces MNHERGQQFLLELPSLKHDLPYSSAMLSTLFVQTDSGSTASLHDVAETINQDQGLTIKVLRLANSAFYGLQSEVNTVLRAVSILGLNEIRTLVLALGVSSLARKAIFPDGFDLKQYWTHQLSVAVIASELATRQPDLDADNLFTSGVLHDVGKIITALHRSDDFAAIYHMVHDEAMSYPDAEDQYWGLEHGVIGSMVLKSWYLPEELTEPVNWHHSPIHAPSFKKQALTLCTADALAHLLDDPEYPHNCPWQRVVSKFGLKEVEAVETMSAVLESRNIEQLAQALM; encoded by the coding sequence ATGAATCACGAACGCGGACAACAGTTTCTTTTGGAGTTACCAAGTCTCAAGCACGACTTGCCATATTCATCGGCAATGTTAAGTACATTGTTTGTCCAAACCGATTCTGGTTCAACGGCGAGCCTTCATGATGTGGCCGAAACCATAAACCAGGACCAGGGCTTGACCATTAAAGTCCTGCGATTGGCTAATTCGGCATTTTATGGCTTGCAGTCTGAAGTCAACACCGTGTTACGAGCTGTCTCAATTCTCGGACTTAATGAAATCCGTACATTGGTTCTTGCCCTCGGGGTGTCATCGTTGGCCCGAAAAGCTATCTTCCCTGATGGTTTTGACTTGAAGCAATATTGGACGCACCAATTGAGTGTTGCCGTTATTGCGTCCGAGCTTGCCACGCGCCAACCAGATCTCGATGCGGATAATCTGTTTACATCGGGTGTTCTTCATGACGTCGGCAAAATCATAACGGCTTTGCATCGCAGTGATGACTTCGCAGCAATCTATCATATGGTGCATGATGAAGCGATGAGCTATCCCGATGCGGAAGACCAGTATTGGGGGTTGGAACATGGGGTCATCGGGTCCATGGTCCTTAAATCCTGGTATTTACCTGAAGAATTGACCGAGCCGGTGAATTGGCATCATTCACCAATACATGCCCCGTCATTTAAAAAACAGGCCTTAACTCTATGTACAGCTGACGCTTTGGCTCATCTCCTTGACGACCCAGAGTATCCGCATAATTGCCCATGGCAAAGGGTTGTTTCCAAATTTGGACTGAAGGAAGTTGAAGCCGTCGAAACAATGAGCGCTGTGTTGGAGTCTCGAAATATTGAACAACTTGCCCAGGCTCTTATGTAA
- a CDS encoding outer membrane homotrimeric porin, protein MKRIIMLATLGAFVLGMFGVASAATEVRMVGDARISANWYSNYQFTGWNRTGTQTVDPVTIWERFRVRADFIANEALKFRLGLKVEDVWGGGTFTADNSAVSLQVYQAFLQFKWPDTDIEITAGYQPLSLPQSSFFDGSIIFDSEAAALVVNAPVIADTLAVQAGFIRFLDNGQQDATTTQVADEFDAYFLALPITLDGVTIIPWGTVAVAGINGNYGAFEDGNAAGLASAGTFMVPPTGWDNNQNIYWWVGGAFEVDALDPIKLYADVIYGEGNPTDRGKSKRWGWFVDGAVEYTGLDMLTPQLSAWWSSGEDGSTRNGSERMPYLVPSWNASTSFLFDGGQQFKNGTVDVNPIGSWGITASLNDISFVEDLTSRITFTYARGTNSKTALRDANLVLGTNNFFIMGKDLTVDEYVLGLSFDHQYMIYENLALIAETGWAHGEFDKDVWGRRFYNEANDMWKVSLGLKYQF, encoded by the coding sequence ATGAAACGTATTATCATGCTCGCCACGCTGGGTGCTTTTGTGCTCGGTATGTTCGGTGTCGCCAGTGCGGCTACTGAAGTCCGCATGGTCGGCGATGCTCGTATCAGCGCTAACTGGTATTCGAACTATCAGTTCACAGGGTGGAACCGTACCGGTACCCAAACTGTTGACCCTGTCACCATTTGGGAACGTTTCCGCGTTCGCGCTGACTTCATCGCCAACGAAGCCCTGAAGTTCCGCTTGGGCCTCAAGGTTGAAGACGTTTGGGGTGGTGGTACCTTTACGGCTGATAACTCGGCTGTTTCCTTACAGGTTTACCAGGCTTTTCTGCAGTTTAAGTGGCCTGACACCGATATCGAAATCACCGCTGGTTATCAGCCCCTGAGCCTGCCCCAGAGTTCTTTCTTTGATGGAAGCATCATTTTTGACTCGGAAGCTGCGGCTTTGGTCGTGAACGCGCCTGTTATTGCTGATACCTTGGCCGTTCAAGCTGGGTTTATTCGTTTCCTGGATAATGGTCAGCAAGACGCCACCACCACGCAGGTCGCTGACGAATTTGACGCGTACTTCCTCGCGTTGCCCATTACGCTTGATGGTGTCACCATCATCCCGTGGGGTACCGTTGCCGTTGCCGGTATCAATGGCAACTACGGCGCTTTCGAAGACGGCAATGCTGCTGGCCTGGCTTCTGCAGGCACCTTCATGGTTCCTCCCACTGGCTGGGACAACAACCAGAATATTTACTGGTGGGTTGGCGGTGCGTTTGAAGTTGACGCTCTTGATCCCATCAAACTGTATGCTGACGTTATCTACGGTGAAGGCAATCCCACTGACCGTGGTAAGAGCAAACGCTGGGGTTGGTTCGTCGACGGTGCTGTTGAATACACTGGCCTCGACATGCTGACTCCTCAGTTGTCCGCCTGGTGGAGCTCCGGTGAAGACGGAAGCACCCGCAACGGTTCCGAACGTATGCCTTATCTCGTTCCTTCCTGGAACGCCTCGACCTCCTTCCTGTTCGACGGTGGTCAGCAATTCAAGAATGGCACGGTTGACGTCAATCCTATCGGTAGCTGGGGGATCACGGCTTCTTTGAACGACATCTCCTTCGTTGAAGACCTGACTTCCCGCATCACCTTCACCTACGCTCGCGGTACTAACTCCAAGACCGCTCTGCGTGATGCCAACCTTGTGCTTGGTACCAATAACTTCTTCATCATGGGCAAGGACCTCACCGTTGACGAATACGTTCTCGGTCTGTCTTTCGACCATCAGTATATGATTTACGAAAACCTGGCCCTTATCGCTGAAACCGGTTGGGCTCATGGTGAATTTGACAAAGACGTTTGGGGACGCCGCTTCTACAATGAAGCCAATGATATGTGGAAGGTCTCCCTCGGCTTGAAGTATCAATTCTAA
- a CDS encoding HD domain-containing protein has protein sequence MKIYLVGGAVRDLLLGRQAHDRDFVVEGATPEEFQAAFPKAIPVGKAFEVFLIDHEEYALLRDSDIHADLMARDLTINAMALDTAETGACCIIAHPNAIADLADLILRPASDTAFSTDPVRVFRAARFFAEFPTATPHISLHQLMHAAAQAHLLSTVASERVCAETRKALVTARPDRFFQLLADTACLSPWFAELVRSDTIPAGPPQYHDGSVFQHTLEVMRRLAGNPLQVWMGLCHDLGKTITPSACWPHHYRHDHYGIDLAQNLGKRLGMPNKYIQAGMTAAADHMRVGKYDTLRPGTRVDLLDRLHRKNCVDDMIALAKADHGHDVAGAMKRDLAVMLSIRLPEEARNKGLESGNRLRELRCEAVAQSMKTII, from the coding sequence ATGAAAATTTATCTTGTCGGTGGTGCTGTTCGCGATTTGTTGCTGGGCAGACAAGCCCATGACCGTGACTTTGTTGTGGAGGGGGCAACACCAGAAGAATTTCAAGCGGCATTCCCCAAGGCCATTCCCGTTGGCAAAGCCTTCGAGGTTTTCTTAATAGATCACGAAGAATATGCACTATTACGCGACAGCGATATCCATGCCGACCTGATGGCCCGTGACCTGACGATCAATGCCATGGCCCTGGATACAGCCGAAACGGGGGCATGCTGCATTATTGCACATCCGAATGCCATTGCCGACCTGGCTGACTTGATTCTCCGACCGGCCTCGGACACAGCGTTTTCCACCGACCCTGTTCGCGTTTTTCGTGCGGCCCGCTTTTTTGCAGAATTCCCGACGGCGACGCCCCATATAAGCCTGCACCAGTTGATGCATGCTGCTGCCCAAGCCCATCTTCTCAGCACGGTTGCTTCGGAACGAGTTTGCGCAGAAACGCGCAAAGCTCTGGTAACAGCTCGACCGGATCGTTTTTTCCAACTCCTTGCCGACACAGCGTGTTTATCACCATGGTTTGCTGAACTCGTTCGATCTGATACAATCCCTGCCGGCCCTCCGCAGTACCACGATGGCTCCGTCTTCCAACATACACTTGAGGTTATGCGCCGCTTAGCCGGAAACCCACTTCAAGTATGGATGGGGCTTTGCCATGACCTTGGAAAAACCATAACACCATCAGCGTGTTGGCCGCATCATTATAGGCATGACCATTACGGAATTGATTTGGCACAGAATCTTGGAAAACGTCTTGGTATGCCTAACAAATATATCCAAGCTGGTATGACAGCAGCAGCCGATCATATGCGCGTCGGCAAATACGATACACTGCGACCGGGGACACGCGTCGATCTTTTGGATCGACTTCATCGAAAGAATTGTGTTGATGACATGATCGCTCTGGCCAAAGCCGACCACGGTCACGACGTTGCCGGTGCAATGAAGCGTGACCTTGCGGTTATGTTATCTATCAGGTTGCCAGAAGAAGCACGGAACAAAGGACTGGAGTCAGGGAACCGACTTCGAGAATTACGATGTGAAGCTGTCGCTCAATCCATGAAGACAATAATATGA